One window from the genome of Phycisphaerales bacterium encodes:
- a CDS encoding biopolymer transporter ExbD: MRVRPPSYRDEAGDLPLTPLIDVVFLLLIYFMVTATITPPESRVASTLQGERGAGQARDLKPQILTVDLTDGVVTYRMGSRVFADRDALAAALEQLPKEGGLFVRVTDRAPWSAVAGVMQDALDAGFVKRTYVPAD, translated from the coding sequence ATGCGCGTCCGACCGCCAAGCTATCGCGACGAAGCCGGCGACCTGCCGCTGACGCCACTCATCGACGTCGTGTTCCTGCTGCTGATCTACTTCATGGTGACGGCGACCATCACGCCGCCCGAGAGCCGCGTGGCGTCGACGCTGCAGGGCGAGCGCGGGGCGGGGCAGGCCCGGGACCTGAAGCCGCAGATCCTGACGGTCGACCTCACCGATGGCGTGGTGACGTATCGCATGGGCTCGCGGGTATTCGCCGACCGCGATGCACTCGCAGCCGCGCTGGAACAACTCCCGAAGGAGGGAGGCTTGTTCGTACGGGTGACCGATCGCGCGCCGTGGTCGGCCGTTGCGGGCGTCATGCAGGACGCCCTGGACGCAGGCTTCGTGAAGAGGACGTATGTACCGGCCGACTAG
- the metG gene encoding methionine--tRNA ligase subunit beta, with the protein MSESPQAAEAAKPDAAETESPFKPEIVFEDFARVDLRVAKILEAVDHPKADRLLKLTLDDGSGTPRQICAGIKGHYDPADLVGKSIVVVANLAPRQLRGEESRGMLLAGSDAAKGQEERTVVLLSPMADLPPGSIVS; encoded by the coding sequence ATGTCCGAATCGCCCCAGGCCGCCGAAGCCGCTAAGCCCGACGCCGCCGAGACCGAGTCGCCGTTCAAGCCCGAGATCGTGTTCGAGGACTTCGCCCGCGTCGACCTACGGGTGGCGAAGATCCTGGAAGCCGTCGACCACCCCAAGGCCGACCGGCTGCTGAAGCTCACGCTCGACGACGGCAGCGGGACGCCCCGCCAGATCTGCGCGGGCATCAAGGGCCACTACGACCCGGCCGACCTGGTCGGCAAGAGCATCGTCGTCGTCGCCAACCTCGCGCCGCGCCAGCTTCGCGGCGAGGAGAGCCGCGGCATGCTGCTGGCTGGCAGCGACGCGGCCAAGGGCCAGGAAGAGCGCACGGTGGTGCTGCTCAGCCCGATGGCCGACCTGCCGCCCGGCTCGATCGTGAGCTAG
- a CDS encoding sigma-70 family RNA polymerase sigma factor, with protein MPSEDRERQDAPDEREAHARELVLRAADGDEDAWREIVAEYARRVFGLLRSRGCDPARAEEITQSVFVTVARVLGQGRYQEQGRFEAWLFRIAMNRLRDDARARKRHATHDLGDAAEGLQAGAPTEHEETDGLRVALAGLPPADREVIELRHRADMSFKQIAEMLGQPLGTVLARHHRALRKLRAVLEAAEAEESTA; from the coding sequence ATGCCCAGCGAGGACCGAGAACGACAGGACGCGCCGGACGAACGCGAGGCGCACGCCCGCGAGCTCGTGCTGCGCGCTGCCGACGGCGATGAAGACGCCTGGCGCGAGATCGTGGCCGAGTACGCCCGCCGCGTCTTCGGCCTGCTCCGCAGCCGCGGGTGCGACCCGGCCCGGGCCGAAGAGATCACCCAGAGCGTGTTCGTGACGGTCGCCCGCGTGCTGGGCCAGGGCCGCTACCAGGAGCAGGGCAGGTTCGAGGCTTGGCTCTTCCGCATCGCCATGAACCGCCTGCGCGACGACGCCCGGGCCCGCAAGCGGCACGCGACCCACGACCTCGGAGACGCCGCCGAGGGCCTGCAAGCCGGCGCCCCGACCGAACACGAAGAAACCGATGGCCTTCGGGTCGCCCTGGCGGGCCTGCCCCCGGCAGACCGAGAGGTCATCGAGCTGCGTCATCGGGCCGACATGAGCTTCAAGCAGATCGCCGAGATGCTCGGGCAGCCGCTGGGAACGGTCCTGGCCCGTCACCACCGGGCGCTGCGGAAGTTGCGGGCCGTGTTGGAGGCGGCCGAGGCAGAGGAATCGACCGCGTAG
- a CDS encoding sigma-70 family RNA polymerase sigma factor, translating to MPEPDERLFEQYRAGDLDAFRRLVERYRNDLVRFLYRLTGSAHAAEDVFQDTFLQVHTSAASFDTSRRFKPWLFTIAANKGRDYLRKKGRRPASELNAPIASDGEGATFIDLLEVEIPPPDAGLERAELERLVQDAVQRLSPTLREILLLAYFQRLSYAQIADDLEIPLGTVKSRLHAAVASFAKHWKAVMHENNLTEQGHDLKRAGGEAGGTAR from the coding sequence TTGCCAGAACCCGACGAGCGGCTATTCGAGCAGTATCGTGCGGGCGACCTCGACGCGTTCCGGCGGCTCGTCGAGCGTTATCGGAACGATCTCGTCCGGTTCCTTTACCGCCTCACCGGCTCGGCCCACGCCGCCGAGGACGTGTTCCAGGACACGTTTTTGCAGGTTCACACGTCGGCGGCCAGCTTCGATACTTCTCGGAGGTTCAAGCCGTGGTTATTCACGATCGCGGCGAACAAGGGGCGGGACTACCTGCGTAAGAAGGGCCGGCGGCCGGCGAGTGAACTCAACGCGCCGATCGCCAGCGACGGCGAGGGGGCCACCTTCATCGACCTGCTCGAGGTCGAGATTCCCCCTCCCGACGCGGGACTGGAGCGTGCGGAGCTGGAGCGCCTCGTGCAGGACGCGGTGCAGCGGCTCTCGCCCACGCTCAGGGAGATTTTGCTCTTGGCCTACTTCCAGCGGCTCAGCTACGCCCAGATCGCCGACGACCTGGAGATCCCCCTGGGGACGGTCAAGAGCAGGCTGCACGCGGCCGTGGCGTCGTTCGCCAAGCACTGGAAGGCCGTGATGCACGAGAACAACCTGACCGAGCAGGGCCACGACCTCAAGCGGGCCGGCGGCGAAGCGGGGGGCACGGCCCGATGA